A single Populus nigra chromosome 13, ddPopNigr1.1, whole genome shotgun sequence DNA region contains:
- the LOC133671186 gene encoding uncharacterized protein LOC133671186, giving the protein MSRCFPFPPPGYEKKARSDDFDLLKKEDKEKKNKEKKDKERRQDKEKKEKDRSDGKHRDKKDRKEKHREKKEKDKDKSSASDEKRLLGQAMLNNGGDRASDERKLPGQSNGGEVCTQKRKERDLDKNSISGDKNTAGQFSGHNGQKLIQNSNLSHQPKESKFVQQLGKRAREEDRKQFFEKFTDTDAKRDEGMVRLAAKAPGNLVDGKEKNKRDDDRKVDGQGIRDEATASAQSISGTFKAKIDGMPRSLEKDNEKKMEGKDKTKQKESQDKRKNKEKKSKEKDKVRDKEKKKEEKAKEKSEHKMKEPVKLKESNMFDLLGDHTVKSSHLLKESTNSVVGDVKIKKRKDSDTNGLLHADDIKPNKLPRPTSLPVSAENGRMLGNCKIPTAVIQGRQEAVNSDKVDSKEQKINGLIEALAPPISSTTHPQSISLTKSLTKPSHSTAQTDQIAELSRKQPHPDSKYLLEVLTVPKMEELPDFEDQEWLFQSTNFPTKKLQVGFSGIDETRQVWSEALQIGSADVYALPYVIPY; this is encoded by the exons ATGTCGCGTTGCTTTCCATTTCCACCACCAGGATATGAAAAGAAGGCCAGGAGTGATGATTTTGACCTACTAAAAAAG GAGgacaaagagaagaagaacaaggagaagaaagataaagaaaggagacaagataaagaaaagaaggagaaagaTAGGAGTGATGGAAAGCATAGAGATAAGAAAGACAGAAAGGAAAAGCATagagagaaaaaggagaagGATAAAGACAAAAGCAGTGCCTCAGATGAAAAGAGACTTCTGGGGCAAGCTATGCTTAACAATGGAGGAGACAGAGCCTCAGATGAAAGGAAACTTCCTGGGCAATCTAATGGTGGAGAGGTGTGCACTCAGAAGAGGAAGGAAAGGGATCTGGATAAAAATAGTATCTCTGGTGACAAAAATACTGCTGGACAGTTTTCAGGTCATAACGGTCAGAAGCTCATTCAAAATAGCAATTTGTCTCATCAACCTAAGGAGTCCAAATTTGTACAGCAGCTGGGCAAGAGGGCCAGAGAGGAAGACAGAAAGCAGTTCTTTGAGAAGTTCACTGATACAGATGCAAAAAGAGATGAGGGAATGGTTAGACTGGCGGCAAAGGCCCCTGGCAATTTGGTTGacggaaaagaaaagaacaagagAGATGATGATAGAAAGGTGGATGGGCAAGGAATCAGGGATGAGGCTACTGCTAGTGCTCAGAGCATTTCTGGAACATTCAAGGCTAAAATTGATGGAATGCCAAGATCACTGGAGAAAGACAATGAGAAGAAGATGGAAGGGAAAGATAAGACCAAACAAAAGGAAAGTCAGGATAAAcgtaaaaataaagagaaaaaaagcaaagagaaggaTAAAGTCAGggataaagagaagaaaaaagaggagaaagcTAAGGAGAAAAGCGAGCATAAGATGAAAGAGCCAGTTAAATTGAAGGAAAGCAATATGTTTGACCTTCTAGGTGACCATACTGTAAAAAGCTCACATCTTCTCAAGGAGAGCACTAATAGTGTTGTTGGTGATGTAAAGATCAAGAAACGTAAGGACTCTGACACAAATGGACTTTTGCATG CTGATGATATTAAGCCTAATAAGTTGCCAAGGCCTACTTCCTTGCCTGTATCAGCTGAGAATGGAAGAATGTTGGGAAATTGCAAAATTCCCACCGCAGTTATACAAGGTAGGCAGGAGGCTGTCAATAGCGATAAGGTGGATAGTAAAGAACAGAAGATAAATGGTTTGATAGAAGCTCTAGCTCCACCCATCTCCTCAACGACCCATCCGCAATCAATCTCTTTAACAAAGTCTTTAACAAAACCTTCACATTCAACTGCACAAACTGATCAAATAGCCGAATTGTCTAGGAAACAACCCCATCCAGATTCCAAGTACCTTCTTGAGGTGCTTACAGTACCCAAAATGGAAGAGCTGCCGGATTTTGAGGACCAAGAATGGCTATTTCAGAGTACTAATTTCCCAACAAAGAAGCTCCAGGTTGGGTTTTCAGGGATTGACGAGACACGACAGGTTTGGTCAGAAGCTCTGCAGATTGGGTCGGCTGATGTTTATGCACTGCCATACGTTATTCCCTATTGA